One genomic region from Lentisphaera araneosa HTCC2155 encodes:
- a CDS encoding IS110 family transposase produces MYNTRTKNPSEYQVIIAIDWADQKHDLRILKDCEEECKVISSDLLTLKNFFDTLILETVNGSIAIVIESCQSALMNLLISFTEFDIYVVHPTTASKFAKTFHLSGAKSDRADTKSLLELYLKHPDKVQKVDSSFSKGKLKRLNIKRRDLVGDRTRLTNQLTALLKIYYPNALKVVGNHLYADMFLDFLDKYPSPQDVINAHQIGITKFFNKRSTKHSKQKREFKYYAPP; encoded by the coding sequence ATGTATAATACAAGAACTAAAAATCCATCTGAATATCAAGTTATTATTGCGATCGACTGGGCTGATCAAAAACATGACCTACGAATTCTTAAGGATTGTGAAGAAGAATGTAAAGTTATCAGTAGCGATTTACTTACTCTCAAAAACTTCTTTGATACACTCATACTTGAAACTGTTAATGGTTCCATTGCCATTGTCATCGAGAGCTGTCAATCTGCACTGATGAATTTATTAATATCATTCACAGAGTTTGATATCTATGTGGTTCATCCTACGACTGCTTCAAAGTTTGCTAAAACATTTCATTTGAGTGGTGCTAAAAGTGACCGAGCAGATACTAAATCATTACTTGAACTGTATTTAAAACATCCTGATAAAGTTCAAAAAGTAGACTCATCTTTTTCAAAGGGGAAACTGAAGCGACTTAATATAAAAAGGCGTGATTTAGTAGGTGATAGAACTCGTTTAACTAATCAATTAACTGCGTTATTGAAGATTTATTACCCAAACGCCCTCAAAGTCGTGGGCAATCATTTATATGCAGATATGTTTCTAGACTTTTTAGATAAATATCCAAGCCCGCAGGATGTCATTAATGCTCATCAAATCGGCATTACCAAATTCTTTAACAAACGCAGTACCAAGCATAGTAAACAAAAGAGAGAGTTCAAATATTACGCTCCTCCATAA
- a CDS encoding transposase has protein sequence MFQSFPGAGPSIGPRLMAFFGGDRDKFKSVNEVLKISEIAPVTIQSGKMNIVRRRFLCDRFTQLSFVEFANNSIRSSIWAHEFYYHKKALNIPHFTILRALAYKWIRIMYRCWKTRTPYNEKTYLEVLEKRQPAWFQKFVN, from the coding sequence ATGTTTCAATCTTTCCCAGGAGCAGGCCCTAGTATCGGCCCACGTCTTATGGCTTTCTTTGGGGGCGATCGAGATAAATTTAAGTCTGTAAATGAGGTTCTTAAAATTAGTGAAATAGCTCCTGTGACAATTCAGAGTGGAAAAATGAATATTGTCCGAAGACGTTTTTTATGTGATAGGTTCACTCAACTTAGTTTTGTGGAGTTCGCAAATAATTCCATAAGATCGTCAATATGGGCACATGAATTTTATTATCATAAGAAAGCTCTTAACATACCTCATTTCACTATACTTAGAGCTTTGGCCTACAAATGGATTCGTATCATGTATCGCTGCTGGAAAACGAGAACTCCATATAATGAAAAGACCTATCTGGAAGTATTGGAGAAAAGACAACCTGCATGGTTTCAGAAATTCGTTAATTAA
- a CDS encoding FAD:protein FMN transferase, translated as MNNLLNRRQFLSLSSGASLMLLGGNSQAQTKGLQKHVRRSFALGAEMTFTVFHHNSKVAEQAMDEALVQIDKVENLMSLYRPDSQLNQVNREGILRNPDPLLVDVLKRAKELSKLSEGAFDVTIQPLWRLFRKNALKGQLPEPRAIAKVKEKVGWQFMEIEDGLICMNKAGGQISLNGIAQGLAADVAQKALKDHGIEHALIDAGELSPLGKPQHREAWKIGIQHSRKDEYLGKINLTNRCLSSSGDYQVKFSEDFRHNHLFDPRTGYSPTELSSVSVLAPSAMEADALSTALFVLGQEKGMSLIKQIPQADALFVNKKGHIQHTEGFGLA; from the coding sequence ATGAATAATTTATTGAATAGAAGACAGTTTTTATCTTTGAGCTCAGGTGCATCACTCATGCTCCTAGGGGGCAATAGCCAGGCTCAAACAAAAGGATTACAAAAGCATGTCCGCCGCTCTTTTGCGCTGGGCGCAGAAATGACTTTTACAGTTTTCCACCATAATAGCAAAGTCGCTGAACAAGCAATGGATGAAGCCTTAGTTCAAATTGATAAAGTCGAGAACTTAATGAGTCTTTATCGTCCCGATAGCCAGTTAAACCAAGTCAACCGCGAAGGCATTCTCCGCAATCCGGATCCACTCTTAGTCGATGTCTTAAAAAGAGCCAAAGAGCTTTCTAAATTGAGTGAAGGGGCTTTCGATGTGACTATTCAACCCCTATGGCGTTTATTCAGAAAGAATGCTTTAAAGGGTCAATTGCCAGAGCCTAGAGCTATCGCTAAAGTCAAAGAAAAGGTCGGTTGGCAATTTATGGAAATTGAGGATGGACTGATTTGTATGAATAAGGCCGGTGGACAGATAAGCCTCAATGGTATTGCTCAGGGTTTAGCTGCTGATGTGGCTCAAAAAGCCTTAAAAGACCACGGTATCGAGCATGCACTTATCGATGCCGGAGAATTGAGTCCTCTTGGCAAACCACAACATAGAGAGGCATGGAAAATTGGCATTCAGCACAGCCGTAAAGATGAATACTTGGGCAAAATCAATCTAACAAACCGTTGCCTTTCGAGTTCCGGAGATTATCAGGTGAAGTTCTCTGAGGATTTTCGCCACAATCATTTATTTGATCCGCGAACGGGTTACTCCCCTACTGAGCTTTCCAGTGTCTCGGTTTTGGCCCCCAGTGCCATGGAAGCCGATGCTCTTTCAACTGCGCTGTTTGTCCTTGGTCAAGAAAAGGGCATGAGTTTAATTAAACAAATTCCTCAAGCCGACGCCCTCTTTGTCAATAAAAAGGGGCATATACAACACACAGAAGGTTTTGGACTTGCTTAA
- a CDS encoding FAD-dependent oxidoreductase, whose protein sequence is MSITYYLKLAVIFALLPLSSYSLDKLVESKSTLPLAYDVDVLVAGSSLAGIEAACAAADKGASVLVIESRPYLGYDICANQKLWLESDGKPQTDITKWIFDNKRQTTPLKVKGLFDRVLLKRNIQFLTGSFPAELLVDEKGKPAGMTMVNRSGRQAIRAKVIIDATPHAVLTRQLPNALSEFQPGEKQSSFTVIGGDLKKANEIIQGKQVPNVEFTSKVQIKKKKKKKVSVTKKFSAYHYDAKIDLKEDNYRERSKAIHKIRSMVSDPKMADHSEGLLIFPERMIKTASNSDDSSAVENYLPKGFDNLFVLNAYAGIEDKAARDQLLKSPYKFAPIGKKIGATAAELATKTVVPSKIDYLASTSEKGKLAVSGLANSFRFNDRPQLELSDHDLPVLGRWDVVVVGAGTSGAPAALGAARAGARTLAIEYMDELGGVGTAGMISTYWYGFRFGYTAEVDKALGTKESWNQIQKSEWLRQQLLKSGAELWFASYGCGVVMKGNKVSGVIVATPFGRGVVLADVVVDGTGNSDMAAAAKANTHYSITKHGDLSVQISNYAVRKLGAGTNNPARYMLNDNDIFDRWHLKLSARQEAYKALSSHDMGQLIPSRDRRRIVGEYTLTTEDILTKRTFPDTISHHKSNFDAGAHPDTEMFLIKDMKGPVFTCDMPYRSVIPKGLEGLLVIGLGASADRDAMTLVRMQPDLQNQGYAVGMAAAMAVLTTGGNVRDIDIKALQRDLVNNNCLDKRVLTDRDSFPFSEEKIKQAVKTLHKLTIDVHQKPEKDDTHTALAVVISHPQESIALLKEAYAKSSDSKVKLNFARILAILGDDTGKNTLIDAVKKSPNWGAGWDYSNQRKDANTFGPVDRIVIALGFLNSAEVHAPLLEKMDQLTLKSPLSHYKAVCLALRMNKDQSLAEPLARFLKEKKLKGHTQTLTYYNGKNKQKNAYVRQGVNTKGGAMVNNKFKELLIAALLFECGDYQNQGREILEAYTKDVNGHFAEYANKVLTHGTAMSAK, encoded by the coding sequence ATGAGCATAACTTATTACCTGAAGCTCGCAGTCATCTTTGCGCTATTGCCACTCTCCAGCTACTCACTTGATAAACTTGTCGAATCCAAGTCGACTCTTCCACTTGCCTATGATGTGGATGTACTTGTTGCCGGTAGCTCACTAGCCGGAATTGAGGCCGCCTGTGCTGCGGCAGATAAGGGAGCCTCTGTATTGGTGATTGAATCCCGCCCTTATCTTGGTTATGATATCTGTGCCAATCAAAAATTGTGGTTGGAGAGTGATGGAAAGCCACAGACCGACATCACTAAATGGATATTTGATAATAAACGCCAAACCACACCTCTAAAGGTCAAAGGCCTCTTTGATAGAGTTCTCCTTAAAAGAAATATTCAGTTTTTGACCGGTAGCTTTCCAGCGGAACTCCTAGTTGATGAAAAGGGCAAGCCGGCCGGCATGACCATGGTGAACCGCAGTGGACGCCAGGCCATTCGTGCAAAAGTTATTATTGATGCAACGCCTCATGCGGTTTTAACTCGCCAGTTACCCAATGCCTTAAGCGAATTTCAGCCAGGTGAAAAACAATCATCTTTTACCGTTATTGGCGGGGACTTAAAAAAGGCAAACGAAATTATTCAGGGCAAACAAGTTCCAAATGTTGAATTTACGTCAAAAGTTCAAATTAAGAAAAAAAAGAAGAAGAAAGTATCGGTCACAAAAAAGTTTTCAGCCTATCACTACGATGCCAAAATTGATTTAAAAGAAGACAATTATCGCGAACGCAGCAAAGCCATCCACAAGATTAGATCCATGGTTTCTGATCCAAAGATGGCGGATCATTCAGAGGGTTTACTGATATTCCCTGAGCGCATGATTAAAACTGCATCGAATAGTGATGATAGTTCTGCCGTAGAAAATTATCTTCCCAAAGGATTTGATAATCTTTTTGTCCTAAATGCTTATGCCGGAATTGAGGATAAAGCTGCCCGTGATCAACTCTTAAAGAGTCCTTATAAATTTGCTCCCATTGGCAAAAAAATTGGCGCCACAGCGGCTGAACTGGCGACTAAGACAGTCGTACCCAGTAAAATTGACTACTTAGCCTCCACAAGTGAAAAGGGAAAACTCGCGGTCTCAGGACTTGCCAATAGTTTTCGTTTTAATGATCGTCCTCAATTGGAACTTTCGGACCATGATCTTCCCGTTTTAGGTCGCTGGGATGTGGTCGTCGTCGGCGCCGGAACATCGGGTGCTCCTGCAGCCTTAGGGGCGGCCAGAGCGGGTGCTAGAACTCTAGCAATCGAATACATGGATGAGTTAGGCGGAGTTGGAACTGCCGGTATGATCTCAACGTATTGGTATGGCTTTCGCTTTGGTTATACTGCGGAAGTGGATAAAGCTTTAGGCACAAAAGAAAGCTGGAATCAAATTCAAAAATCAGAATGGCTCCGTCAGCAATTACTCAAAAGTGGCGCTGAGCTGTGGTTTGCCAGCTATGGCTGTGGTGTAGTTATGAAAGGCAACAAGGTCTCTGGTGTAATCGTAGCCACGCCCTTTGGTCGAGGTGTTGTTTTAGCTGACGTCGTTGTTGATGGTACCGGTAACTCAGATATGGCTGCGGCGGCAAAAGCCAATACTCATTACAGCATTACTAAACACGGCGACTTATCAGTTCAGATTTCCAATTATGCCGTTCGTAAACTAGGCGCAGGCACTAATAATCCAGCGCGTTATATGCTCAATGATAACGATATCTTTGATCGTTGGCACCTAAAATTATCTGCTAGGCAAGAAGCTTACAAGGCCTTAAGTTCTCATGATATGGGGCAACTGATACCTTCACGCGATCGTCGTCGCATCGTTGGTGAATACACTTTAACCACTGAAGATATTCTTACGAAGCGTACTTTCCCGGACACCATCAGCCATCACAAGAGTAACTTCGATGCTGGAGCGCATCCGGATACCGAAATGTTCCTAATAAAAGATATGAAGGGCCCCGTTTTTACTTGTGATATGCCTTACCGCTCAGTTATACCGAAGGGTCTGGAAGGACTTCTGGTTATCGGCCTGGGAGCAAGTGCTGACCGCGATGCCATGACTCTCGTTCGCATGCAGCCCGATTTACAAAATCAGGGCTACGCTGTGGGCATGGCCGCTGCCATGGCTGTACTGACTACAGGTGGCAATGTACGCGATATCGATATAAAAGCCCTGCAAAGAGATCTTGTCAACAACAACTGCCTGGACAAAAGAGTTCTTACAGACCGTGATTCCTTCCCCTTTAGTGAAGAAAAAATTAAACAAGCGGTGAAAACCCTACACAAACTGACCATTGATGTTCACCAAAAACCAGAAAAGGACGATACTCATACAGCTTTAGCCGTGGTGATCAGTCATCCACAAGAATCAATTGCTTTACTAAAAGAGGCTTATGCAAAAAGTTCAGATTCTAAGGTCAAATTAAACTTTGCTCGTATCTTAGCTATACTTGGTGATGACACAGGAAAAAACACTCTCATCGATGCTGTCAAAAAATCACCTAATTGGGGGGCTGGTTGGGACTACAGCAATCAGCGTAAAGATGCCAATACTTTTGGTCCTGTAGATCGCATAGTCATTGCTCTGGGGTTTTTAAACTCAGCGGAAGTTCACGCACCCCTATTAGAGAAGATGGATCAATTGACACTTAAGAGTCCGCTATCTCATTATAAGGCTGTTTGTCTTGCCTTAAGAATGAACAAAGATCAGTCCTTGGCTGAACCCTTAGCTCGTTTTCTAAAAGAGAAAAAGCTCAAGGGCCACACCCAAACCCTGACTTATTATAATGGGAAAAATAAACAGAAAAATGCTTATGTGCGTCAGGGGGTCAATACAAAAGGCGGCGCAATGGTGAATAATAAATTTAAAGAGCTCCTAATCGCGGCACTTCTTTTTGAATGTGGCGATTACCAAAATCAAGGACGTGAGATCTTAGAGGCCTACACCAAAGATGTGAATGGGCATTTTGCCGAGTACGCAAATAAAGTCTTGACCCATGGCACAGCAATGAGCGCGAAGTAA
- a CDS encoding arylsulfatase: MKKLKHIITFRSSLVFSLLALFSTSLIGVEKPNVIVILADDLGYSDLGIYGGEIQTPNIDQLAREGVRFTGLKNASRCTPSRASFLTGRYSHAVGVGAMSKDENLPAYRGQLSADAPTIAEIMKAQGYATGIVGKWHQTYTGKSKQKALYPLDRGFDFFYGTWWGAKDYFSPKFMMKNDEHIPDSTKYPDDFYLTHALSDSAIEFVEAQNEQKNPFFLYLAHYAPHAPIQAPKERIQKCVERYKAGFVKLQQERFERQKKLGVAPNNATLRDQTNNWNRLSEKDKDAWINTMATYAAMIEIMDDGIGELFDVLKKNGQYDNTLILFLSDNGSTPEHKGKRSAALLCSALSNTPFNGFKAHALEGGIASPLIVSWPKQLAEHANQIRHGHCHIIDILPTCLEATGINFPESYKGLTPVQPDGISLMAAVKGKELEKRTFFWEHHQSRAVYQDGWKLVADKGPWKLYNLNNDPGEKSDLSKQYPERTEELKAMWTKWGTDYGVIRVPSNKKKKKK; encoded by the coding sequence ATGAAAAAGCTAAAGCACATTATCACATTTAGATCAAGTCTAGTTTTTAGTTTACTAGCGCTATTCAGTACATCTCTGATTGGAGTCGAAAAGCCAAACGTCATTGTGATCTTAGCCGATGACCTCGGCTACTCTGATCTGGGAATCTATGGCGGAGAAATCCAAACCCCAAATATCGATCAACTAGCGCGGGAAGGTGTACGCTTTACGGGGCTAAAGAATGCCTCGCGTTGTACACCATCACGAGCTTCCTTCTTGACCGGTCGCTATTCCCATGCGGTTGGCGTGGGGGCAATGTCGAAAGATGAGAATTTACCCGCTTATCGCGGTCAGCTCTCCGCCGATGCACCGACCATCGCAGAAATCATGAAAGCGCAAGGCTATGCGACGGGCATTGTCGGCAAATGGCATCAGACCTATACCGGCAAGTCGAAACAAAAAGCGCTGTACCCTCTGGATCGCGGTTTCGACTTTTTTTACGGCACTTGGTGGGGAGCGAAGGATTACTTTAGCCCGAAATTCATGATGAAGAATGATGAACACATACCCGATAGTACTAAATACCCAGATGACTTTTATCTAACTCACGCGCTATCGGATTCTGCGATTGAATTTGTTGAAGCGCAGAATGAGCAGAAGAACCCCTTCTTTTTGTACCTCGCTCATTATGCACCTCATGCGCCGATTCAGGCTCCTAAAGAAAGAATCCAAAAATGTGTTGAGCGTTATAAAGCCGGTTTTGTGAAACTCCAACAGGAGCGATTTGAACGTCAGAAAAAATTAGGCGTAGCGCCTAATAATGCCACTCTTCGCGATCAAACTAATAATTGGAATAGACTCAGTGAGAAAGATAAAGACGCATGGATAAATACCATGGCAACCTATGCAGCTATGATTGAAATTATGGATGATGGCATCGGTGAACTATTTGATGTCTTGAAGAAGAATGGTCAATACGATAATACTTTGATCTTATTTTTAAGTGATAATGGCTCGACTCCTGAGCACAAAGGAAAAAGGTCAGCAGCTCTTCTTTGTTCTGCACTCAGTAATACGCCATTCAACGGATTTAAGGCCCATGCACTTGAAGGAGGAATAGCTTCGCCACTCATTGTCAGCTGGCCAAAGCAACTTGCGGAACACGCAAATCAAATTCGTCATGGTCACTGCCATATTATCGATATCTTGCCCACTTGTCTGGAAGCAACTGGGATCAATTTCCCCGAGTCATATAAAGGGCTAACTCCAGTGCAGCCGGATGGCATAAGCTTGATGGCTGCGGTAAAAGGAAAAGAATTAGAAAAGCGCACATTCTTTTGGGAACACCATCAAAGTCGGGCTGTTTATCAAGATGGCTGGAAATTAGTTGCAGATAAAGGTCCATGGAAACTTTATAACCTGAACAATGACCCAGGAGAAAAATCCGATTTGTCTAAGCAGTACCCGGAAAGAACTGAAGAACTTAAAGCGATGTGGACAAAATGGGGCACAGATTACGGCGTGATTCGCGTACCATCAAATAAGAAGAAGAAAAAGAAATAA
- a CDS encoding FAD-dependent oxidoreductase, which yields MRPSFIFTVIVLSMLLLVESQAQTKTVSESERQIPLSYDVDVIVVGGTLRGVAAAEAAAKQGAKVFLVTDRPYLGEDVCATQRLWIKSDQKPTTELGGSIYGKARKTKNGYSIVTPMDVKRKLDEALLNKKVPYLYGSYLTEILHDPNGEVAGIVVANRSGRQAIRGKIIIDATDRAFAARMAGADFTSYPAGPQKFKRIIIGGEPNKEAKDLGFQYTVVQVANKPKTIKNSYAVYEYDLEISMKDGSFKSFIKADKIARDKSYHFGQATYSEKLFQIPPDNLKSIRSHQGSWESAKSIPIEAMTPKGLKHLYVLGGCADVSRSAAEQLLRPLNSLQLGQILGAKVAKKAIERELAPASQLVVAGHGGKATIQAEVGDVLTGLRWKPSEGSVRSPARALPVIGRYDTVVVGGGTGGAAAGIGAARAGARTLVIEHLHGLGGVGTLGRIAIYYNGNKAGFNAEVEREITALADEKFKPRGHHKNIPFDIETKMEWLRKEINKAGGEVWYLTLGVGSVLQDKRFTGVVVATPEGRGVILANTVIDSTGNSVIPHCAGLETQMIDNEHISVQGTGLPPWHPGDNMMNSDWTFGHDDDVLDIWRMHVVAKQKFKNDYDLGQLIDSRVRRRIYGDVYITPMDILNKRVYPDVITVAKSDFDNHGFSRHNMFMVYRPAREYMYGNIPYRALLPKGYDGILVTGLGISGDGDAMPVIRMQRDIENHSYAAGYASAMAARNQSTVRKIDIKELQRHLVDIGTIPEKYIDAKDSFPLSESTIREAVKSLGKDYSGIEKILTQVDTAIPMMQGAYKAANDPEVKLRYAHVLGLFYDATGVDDLLRAVSKAKWDKGWKFKGCGNFGPTTSPLDNLIIALGRTGDERALAVLIKKAEQLNTKHALSHFRALSVAFEALKKPEAAKALVGLLELPKTKGNAFLDINKVNKITPANNYDCTTREVSLRELIVARALYRCGDYQGMGKKTLEAYSKDFRGHYAIHARAILKEQN from the coding sequence ATGAGGCCCTCATTTATTTTCACAGTCATAGTACTGAGTATGTTATTATTGGTGGAAAGCCAAGCACAAACTAAAACCGTGAGTGAATCTGAACGCCAGATTCCTCTGTCTTATGATGTGGATGTCATTGTCGTTGGTGGTACTCTACGAGGCGTTGCCGCTGCAGAAGCAGCTGCTAAGCAAGGCGCGAAAGTCTTTCTTGTAACTGACCGTCCTTATTTAGGCGAAGATGTCTGTGCCACTCAAAGACTTTGGATTAAGTCCGATCAAAAACCAACGACTGAATTGGGTGGGTCAATTTATGGCAAGGCCCGCAAAACAAAAAATGGCTACTCAATTGTTACACCAATGGATGTTAAGCGTAAGCTGGACGAGGCTCTATTAAATAAAAAAGTCCCTTACCTTTATGGCAGTTACCTAACTGAAATTCTTCATGACCCAAATGGTGAAGTCGCCGGCATTGTAGTGGCTAACCGTTCTGGTAGACAAGCGATTCGTGGGAAAATCATCATTGATGCGACTGACCGGGCTTTTGCGGCGCGAATGGCAGGTGCAGATTTTACGTCGTACCCAGCGGGTCCTCAAAAGTTCAAACGTATTATTATTGGCGGTGAGCCAAATAAAGAAGCAAAAGATTTAGGTTTTCAGTACACCGTTGTGCAAGTAGCTAACAAGCCGAAAACCATAAAAAATTCCTACGCAGTTTATGAATACGATTTAGAAATCTCCATGAAAGATGGTTCATTTAAATCCTTTATTAAGGCTGACAAGATTGCCCGCGATAAAAGCTATCATTTTGGTCAGGCGACTTATTCTGAGAAGTTATTCCAGATTCCACCAGATAACTTAAAATCGATCAGATCTCATCAGGGCTCATGGGAAAGTGCTAAAAGCATTCCAATTGAAGCCATGACACCAAAAGGTTTAAAGCATCTTTATGTTCTCGGTGGCTGTGCCGATGTCTCACGTTCAGCAGCGGAACAATTACTTAGACCGCTCAATAGTTTACAGCTCGGTCAAATATTGGGTGCAAAGGTCGCTAAAAAAGCCATAGAGAGAGAATTAGCTCCTGCAAGTCAACTTGTTGTTGCCGGTCATGGTGGCAAAGCGACAATTCAGGCTGAAGTTGGTGATGTTTTAACTGGCTTGCGCTGGAAACCTTCTGAGGGTTCAGTCCGTAGCCCTGCCAGAGCTTTACCGGTAATTGGTCGTTACGACACTGTCGTCGTTGGTGGTGGCACAGGTGGAGCCGCAGCCGGGATTGGCGCTGCTAGAGCAGGGGCTCGTACACTTGTTATTGAACATTTACACGGACTTGGTGGCGTTGGTACTCTTGGTCGTATAGCCATTTATTATAACGGCAATAAAGCCGGCTTTAATGCCGAAGTGGAAAGAGAAATTACGGCACTGGCGGATGAAAAGTTTAAGCCGCGAGGCCACCATAAAAACATTCCCTTTGACATTGAAACCAAGATGGAATGGTTGCGCAAAGAAATCAATAAAGCCGGAGGTGAGGTATGGTACCTGACTTTGGGTGTTGGCTCAGTCCTTCAAGATAAGCGTTTTACGGGCGTTGTTGTGGCCACACCAGAAGGCCGTGGCGTCATTCTCGCCAATACCGTCATTGACTCGACTGGTAACTCAGTTATTCCTCATTGCGCCGGGCTTGAAACTCAGATGATTGACAATGAGCATATTTCCGTTCAAGGAACGGGTTTACCTCCCTGGCACCCCGGTGATAATATGATGAATTCAGATTGGACTTTTGGTCACGATGATGACGTTTTGGATATTTGGCGCATGCATGTTGTAGCAAAACAAAAATTTAAAAACGACTATGACTTAGGGCAACTGATTGATTCTCGAGTCAGACGTCGTATCTATGGCGATGTCTACATCACCCCGATGGATATCCTCAATAAGCGAGTCTACCCGGATGTGATAACTGTGGCCAAAAGTGACTTTGATAATCATGGTTTCTCTAGACATAACATGTTTATGGTTTATCGCCCGGCAAGAGAGTACATGTACGGCAACATACCTTACCGGGCTTTATTGCCGAAAGGCTACGATGGCATCCTAGTAACCGGGCTTGGAATTAGTGGTGATGGCGATGCCATGCCAGTCATACGTATGCAACGCGACATCGAAAACCATAGTTATGCCGCAGGTTATGCTTCCGCCATGGCGGCTCGTAACCAATCGACTGTGCGAAAGATTGATATCAAAGAACTGCAAAGACACTTAGTTGACATTGGTACCATCCCTGAAAAGTATATTGATGCGAAAGACAGTTTCCCTTTAAGTGAGAGTACGATTCGCGAAGCGGTAAAAAGTCTTGGCAAGGATTACTCAGGAATTGAGAAGATTTTAACTCAAGTCGATACCGCTATTCCAATGATGCAGGGGGCTTACAAAGCTGCAAATGATCCTGAAGTTAAATTGCGTTACGCTCATGTACTTGGCCTTTTTTACGACGCTACAGGTGTTGATGATTTGCTAAGGGCAGTCAGTAAAGCAAAGTGGGATAAAGGCTGGAAATTTAAAGGTTGTGGTAACTTTGGTCCAACTACAAGTCCACTTGATAACTTAATTATTGCACTGGGACGTACAGGCGATGAAAGAGCGCTGGCAGTACTCATTAAAAAAGCTGAGCAGCTCAATACAAAACATGCCCTCTCGCACTTTCGTGCGCTATCAGTCGCCTTTGAAGCGCTCAAAAAGCCAGAAGCAGCAAAAGCACTCGTCGGACTTTTGGAACTCCCTAAAACAAAAGGCAATGCCTTTTTGGACATAAATAAAGTTAATAAAATAACGCCTGCCAATAATTATGATTGTACGACTCGTGAGGTTTCATTGAGAGAGCTCATTGTCGCACGGGCCTTGTACCGTTGTGGTGATTATCAGGGGATGGGTAAGAAGACCCTTGAGGCTTACAGCAAAGATTTCCGTGGACATTATGCGATTCACGCCAGAGCTATTTTAAAAGAACAAAATTAA
- a CDS encoding glycoside hydrolase family 88/105 protein has protein sequence MKKLIVLLCAVLVASTYAQEAKPLPVKSAIEMAETVIAETALEKGQKPRRYNYWMYQNYMITEGIKAMGEALGRPDFSSYQDKQMLYFLEEYKNIKPMTGMYLHPGTMWHCGMVASLYDIKRKSDHPEIDRGISYFQKMLNNAPKVAGGTLARYRPEWKSKAIQIDDLYMVTPYWARKSVDHDEAKYLDLAIEETLSYYKHLWNAETKLFHCLWLEKKPEVKIPHWARGNGWFVLGITDLLNFVPENHPKRAELLEVYNNVMLGLMARQNKDGLWHQVLDHPESYTETSSSGMFTYSLLHGSAKGWLPPSARTAGIKGWNGLQTKLTDNNQLEDVCRSTGMSEDLDYYFNRERITHDQHGIGPFLLSASEIIKLKSNKL, from the coding sequence ATGAAAAAACTTATCGTACTGCTTTGTGCAGTCTTAGTGGCCAGTACTTATGCTCAAGAAGCTAAACCCTTGCCGGTGAAGTCAGCCATTGAAATGGCTGAGACAGTTATCGCTGAAACGGCTTTAGAAAAGGGCCAAAAGCCAAGGCGTTATAATTACTGGATGTACCAAAATTATATGATAACAGAGGGAATAAAGGCGATGGGCGAGGCTTTAGGTCGCCCGGACTTCAGTTCTTATCAAGATAAACAGATGCTGTACTTTCTCGAAGAGTACAAAAATATTAAACCCATGACTGGCATGTACCTACATCCAGGAACCATGTGGCACTGTGGTATGGTCGCTAGCCTTTATGATATAAAAAGGAAAAGTGATCATCCGGAAATTGATCGAGGAATTAGCTATTTTCAAAAGATGTTAAATAATGCACCTAAAGTAGCTGGTGGTACCTTAGCTCGATATAGACCTGAGTGGAAATCTAAGGCGATTCAAATTGATGACTTGTACATGGTTACCCCATACTGGGCACGTAAATCGGTTGATCATGACGAAGCTAAATATCTTGATTTGGCGATCGAAGAAACCCTTAGTTATTACAAGCATCTGTGGAATGCTGAGACAAAATTATTTCATTGTCTATGGCTCGAAAAAAAGCCGGAAGTTAAAATTCCGCACTGGGCTAGAGGCAATGGCTGGTTTGTTCTGGGCATCACGGATTTGCTAAATTTCGTGCCCGAAAACCATCCGAAACGAGCTGAGCTTTTAGAGGTCTATAATAATGTAATGCTGGGTCTTATGGCGCGTCAAAATAAAGATGGCTTATGGCATCAGGTATTAGATCACCCGGAAAGTTATACCGAGACATCGAGCTCCGGCATGTTCACTTACAGCCTATTGCACGGCTCTGCCAAGGGCTGGCTGCCGCCATCTGCTCGCACTGCCGGTATTAAAGGCTGGAACGGACTGCAGACAAAACTAACAGACAATAATCAACTAGAAGATGTTTGTAGGAGTACCGGTATGTCTGAGGACCTCGACTACTACTTTAACCGTGAGCGGATTACTCACGATCAACACGGCATAGGCCCCTTCCTATTGTCAGCATCAGAAATCATTAAGCTTAAGTCAAACAAGCTCTAA